A window of the Archocentrus centrarchus isolate MPI-CPG fArcCen1 chromosome 17, fArcCen1, whole genome shotgun sequence genome harbors these coding sequences:
- the LOC115796352 gene encoding alpha-2-HS-glycoprotein-like yields the protein MNLLSFTVVLGLLVGVWAQLNVRRPLCDSPEAEEAALVAQDYLNAQHQHGYKYILNRIEDIKVHTKPDGDEYDLEVDLLETDCHVLDPTPLANCTVRPKVLTAVEGDCDVVLKKVGDALKVIAFKCKTEESTEDFCLGCPTLLPLNDTTALDFVRVSLETFNNITVNTTHVLLEVGRMSSQIVSGGPIFIAEYVVVEGNCTEDVCVPLADAMAARGICTAKGTIAQHTVDCKTFSTLIPIVDANSTAPADPVLPPVVHVHTHKHGLRLHKLTAHHNPHLNSLLSAESAESAEVVPVVPAVVVPVPAADPAPAADPVLVADPAPVADPGLVADPVLVADSDSAGDSLTSKDIGILLKKRDLSAAAAVMVDGPAAQTGPVPLVPVCPGKVRFFDT from the exons atgaATCTCCTGAGCTTCACTGTGGTTCTGGGGCTTCTGGTTGGGGTATGGGCTCAACTCAACGTGCGAAGGCCTCTGTGTGATTCCCCTGAGGCAGAGGAGGCTGCTCTGGTGGCTCAGGATTACCTCAACGCTCAACACCAGCATGGCTACAAGTACATACTGAACAGGATCGAAGACATCAAGGTCCACACCAAG CCAGATGGAgatgagtatgacctggaagttgACCtgctggagacagactgtcacgTGTTGGACCCGACTCCTCTTGCCAACTGCACAGTCAGGCCCAAAGTACTGACG GCGGTGGAAGGAGACTGTGACGTGGTGCTGAAGAAGGTCGGCGATGCTCTGAAGGTCATCGCGTTCAAGTGTAAAACAGAAG AATCCACAGAGGATTTTTGCCTGGGCTGTCCCACCCTGCTTCCCCTCAATGACACCACAGCGCTGGATTTTGTTCGTGTCTCTCTGGAAACCTTCAACAACATCACTGTGAATACCACACACGTTCTTCTGGAGGTTGGAAGGATGTCGTCACAG ATTGTGTCTGGTGGGCCAATCTTCATAGCAGAATACGTCGTGGTCGAGGGCAATTGTACCGAGGATGTCTGTGTGCCCCTGGCTGATGCCATGGCT GCTCGTGGGATTTGTACTGCCAAAGGTACAATCGCCCAGCACACTGTGGACTGCAAGACCTTTTCCACTCTG ATACCTATTGTAGATGCCAACAGCACTGCACCTGCAGACCCTGTCTTACCACCAGTGgttcatgtgcacacacacaagcacggtCTGAGGCTCCACAAACTGACAGCTCACCACAACCCTCATCTTAACAGCCTTTTGTCTGCAGAATCAGCTGAGTCAGCTGAAGTTGTGCCTGTAGTTCCTGCTGTTGTTGTACCTGTACCTGCTGCAGATCCTGCTCCTGCTGCAGATCCTGTTCTTGTTGCtgatcctgctcctgttgctGATCCTGGTCTTGTTGCTGATCCTGTTCTTGTTGCTGATTCTGACTCAGCTGGAGATTCTTTAACCAGTAAGGATATAGGTATTCTCTTAAAAAAGAGAGAC